A region from the Oceanidesulfovibrio marinus genome encodes:
- a CDS encoding gamma-glutamylcyclotransferase family protein, translating to MSDPLPTTGPFLRVFVYGTLKCGYNNHASLCHGYASRSTGVVRGRVFDRPEGCPTLFIPMEDVLAPGGADLAADCRLPENALPPLDTNAALTPPPTPWRHVAGEIFTFHDGPDRLRRLDILEDFYPGEPSEYCRVVLPVRTSHGSVPCWAYISPHSARFQAEYSEST from the coding sequence ATGTCCGACCCCCTGCCGACGACCGGCCCCTTTCTGCGGGTCTTCGTCTACGGGACCCTGAAATGCGGGTATAACAACCACGCCAGCCTTTGTCACGGCTATGCCAGCCGCTCCACGGGAGTTGTGCGCGGACGCGTGTTTGATAGACCCGAAGGCTGCCCCACGCTATTTATCCCCATGGAGGACGTGCTCGCCCCCGGCGGCGCGGACCTCGCAGCCGATTGCCGGCTCCCGGAGAACGCCCTCCCGCCCCTCGACACGAACGCCGCGCTCACGCCCCCGCCCACCCCATGGCGGCACGTGGCCGGCGAGATATTCACCTTTCACGACGGTCCGGACCGTCTGCGCCGCCTGGACATCCTGGAGGATTTCTATCCCGGCGAGCCGTCCGAGTACTGCCGCGTCGTTCTTCCCGTTCGCACCAGCCATGGAAGTGTTCCCTGCTGGGCGTACATTTCACCCCACTCGGCCCGTTTCCAGGCCGAATACTCGGAATCGACATGA
- a CDS encoding PilZ domain-containing protein — MKEHEEDRRTFSRVSTRIDALMRRIESPDAPQLFHETLLLPDARNIFVGSNVPKEIGEFLLALDAKLDTLVSMASRDRLEQDFPIPADVYEVSGNGIRFHTTHDFRPGDHVEVVLFLSRMPLRLTSAVGVVLDKRAASSRDELSPQWALKFTRIREQDLEAVVQFVFQQERRTIRERRLYHEE, encoded by the coding sequence ATGAAGGAACACGAGGAAGACAGACGTACCTTCTCACGCGTATCGACGCGGATCGACGCGCTCATGCGGCGGATCGAATCCCCGGATGCGCCGCAGCTTTTTCACGAGACGCTGCTCCTGCCCGATGCCCGCAACATCTTCGTGGGCTCCAACGTTCCCAAGGAAATCGGTGAGTTCCTGCTGGCGCTCGACGCCAAGCTCGACACCCTCGTGTCCATGGCCAGCCGCGACCGGCTGGAGCAGGACTTCCCCATTCCCGCGGATGTCTACGAGGTCTCCGGCAACGGCATCCGCTTCCACACCACGCACGACTTCCGCCCCGGCGACCATGTCGAGGTCGTGCTCTTTCTTTCCCGCATGCCCCTGCGCCTGACAAGCGCCGTGGGCGTTGTGCTGGACAAACGCGCCGCCTCCTCCCGCGACGAACTGAGCCCCCAGTGGGCGCTCAAGTTCACCCGCATCCGGGAGCAGGATCTCGAGGCCGTGGTCCAGTTCGTTTTCCAGCAGGAACGCCGCACTATCCGCGAACGCCGTCTCTACCACGAAGAGTAA
- a CDS encoding nickel-dependent hydrogenase large subunit, translating to MAAPQSDYNGKVVIDPITRIEGHLRIEVEVENGKVKDAWSSSTLFRGLEIILKGRDPRDAQHFTQRSCGVCTYVHALASTRCVDNAIGVKIPENATIMRNLVLASQFLHDHIVHFYHLHALDWVDVTNALNADPKKAAEIANSISPRPTKAEDLKAVQDKLKAFVDSGQLGIFTNAYFLGGHPAYVLPAEVDLIATAHYLEALRLQVKAARAMAIFGAKNPHTQFTVAGGCTNYDALRPERVAEFMSLFKETKKFVDEVYIPDLLAVASYYKDWAGIGGTTNFMSFGEFPTDEYDLNSRYIPQGVLFDRDLSKPMDFNPDDIKEHVRYSWYEGSEARHPYNGVTEPKYTDMHGDGRYSWMKAPRYQDKSIEVGPLATMLVGYAKGQPEIKKTVDMVLAHLNVGPEALFSTLGRTAGRGIETVVIANQIESWVNKLQANVSSGNTDLYTDWEWPKESEGVGFVNAPRGGLSHWIKQKDGVIENFQLVVPSTWNLGPRDESGALSPVEEALVGTPIADPKRPVEVLRTVHSYDPCIACGVHIIDSESNETYKFKVL from the coding sequence ATGGCAGCCCCTCAAAGCGATTATAACGGGAAGGTGGTCATTGACCCGATCACCCGAATCGAGGGTCACCTCCGCATCGAAGTGGAGGTTGAGAATGGCAAAGTTAAGGATGCATGGTCCAGCTCCACGCTCTTCCGCGGTCTCGAGATCATCCTCAAAGGCCGTGACCCCCGCGACGCTCAGCACTTCACCCAGCGCTCCTGCGGTGTGTGCACGTACGTGCACGCCCTCGCCTCCACCCGCTGCGTGGACAACGCCATCGGCGTGAAGATCCCTGAGAACGCGACCATCATGCGCAACCTCGTGCTGGCTTCCCAGTTCCTGCACGACCATATCGTCCATTTCTATCACCTCCACGCCCTGGACTGGGTGGATGTCACCAACGCGCTGAACGCCGACCCGAAAAAGGCGGCCGAGATCGCCAACAGCATCTCCCCCCGTCCCACCAAGGCCGAAGACCTCAAGGCCGTTCAGGACAAGCTGAAAGCCTTCGTGGACAGCGGCCAGCTCGGCATCTTCACCAACGCCTACTTCCTGGGCGGACACCCGGCCTACGTTCTGCCGGCGGAAGTTGACCTCATCGCCACGGCCCACTACCTTGAGGCTCTGCGCCTCCAGGTCAAGGCGGCCCGCGCCATGGCCATCTTCGGCGCCAAGAACCCGCACACCCAGTTCACCGTGGCCGGCGGCTGTACCAACTACGATGCCCTGCGCCCCGAGCGCGTGGCCGAGTTCATGTCCCTGTTCAAGGAGACCAAGAAGTTCGTCGACGAGGTCTACATCCCCGACCTGCTCGCCGTGGCTTCCTACTACAAGGACTGGGCCGGCATCGGCGGCACCACCAACTTCATGAGCTTCGGCGAGTTCCCCACCGACGAGTACGACCTCAACAGCCGGTACATCCCGCAGGGCGTCCTCTTCGACCGCGATCTCTCCAAGCCCATGGACTTCAACCCCGATGACATCAAAGAGCACGTCCGCTACAGCTGGTACGAAGGCTCCGAAGCCCGCCATCCCTACAATGGCGTGACCGAGCCCAAGTACACGGACATGCACGGTGACGGCCGCTACTCCTGGATGAAGGCTCCCCGCTACCAGGACAAGTCCATCGAGGTCGGCCCCCTGGCTACCATGCTCGTGGGCTACGCCAAGGGCCAGCCCGAGATCAAGAAGACCGTGGACATGGTCCTCGCCCACCTGAACGTCGGCCCCGAGGCTCTGTTCTCCACCCTGGGCCGCACCGCTGGCCGCGGCATCGAGACCGTGGTCATCGCCAACCAGATCGAGTCCTGGGTCAACAAGCTGCAGGCGAACGTTTCCTCCGGCAACACCGACCTGTACACCGATTGGGAATGGCCCAAGGAGTCCGAGGGCGTGGGCTTTGTCAACGCTCCCCGCGGCGGCCTGAGCCACTGGATCAAGCAGAAGGACGGCGTGATCGAGAACTTCCAGCTCGTGGTGCCCTCCACCTGGAACCTCGGCCCGCGCGATGAAAGCGGCGCCCTCAGCCCGGTTGAGGAAGCCCTTGTCGGCACCCCCATCGCCGATCCTAAGCGCCCTGTGGAAGTGCTCCGCACCGTCCACTCCTACGATCCCTGCATCGCCTGCGGCGTGCACATCATCGACTCCGAGTCCAACGAGACCTACAAGTTCAAGGTCCTGTAG
- the ybgF gene encoding tol-pal system protein YbgF yields the protein MKRICTRFIPLALLGLGATACVSQQNFSNLQQQVNSNQQRLESVEQIRPNQANLSAELDSIRTQIASLRGRMDELERRFMRPSASSVAPYSDTMSQPAQPEPQLHPAMQQSQPQQQQQTTDQALASLGMSNSQAAELGAEETQAQPADPSRQLYDEALAQFKARNYETAQVMWADYVKENPKSDLVPNALFWQGEAYYQMRQYPQAILSYQEVIAKHAKSNKYPAALLKQGISFITIGKEKAGKLQLNELIKKFPDSQEAQRARDFLKNPG from the coding sequence ATGAAACGCATATGCACACGCTTCATTCCCCTCGCTCTTCTCGGCCTTGGGGCGACGGCCTGCGTCTCGCAGCAGAACTTCAGCAATCTGCAGCAGCAGGTGAACTCGAACCAACAGCGCTTAGAGAGCGTTGAACAGATCCGTCCCAACCAGGCGAACCTGAGCGCGGAGCTGGACTCCATCCGCACGCAGATCGCCAGCCTCCGCGGCCGGATGGACGAGCTGGAGCGGCGCTTCATGCGCCCTTCCGCCTCATCCGTCGCGCCCTACTCCGACACCATGTCCCAGCCTGCGCAGCCGGAGCCGCAGCTCCATCCTGCAATGCAGCAATCCCAGCCGCAGCAACAGCAGCAGACGACAGATCAGGCCCTGGCCAGCCTTGGCATGTCCAACTCCCAGGCGGCCGAGCTGGGCGCCGAGGAGACGCAGGCCCAGCCCGCCGATCCGAGCCGTCAGCTCTATGACGAGGCCCTGGCCCAGTTCAAAGCGCGCAACTACGAGACTGCGCAGGTCATGTGGGCGGATTACGTAAAGGAAAATCCCAAGAGCGACCTGGTGCCCAACGCGCTCTTCTGGCAGGGCGAGGCGTACTACCAGATGCGCCAGTATCCGCAGGCCATCCTGTCCTACCAGGAAGTCATCGCCAAGCACGCCAAAAGCAACAAGTACCCGGCCGCGCTGCTCAAGCAGGGCATTTCCTTCATCACCATCGGCAAGGAGAAGGCCGGCAAGCTCCAGCTCAACGAGCTGATCAAGAAGTTCCCGGACTCCCAGGAAGCACAGCGCGCCCGCGACTTCCTGAAGAACCCCGGCTAG
- a CDS encoding HyaD/HybD family hydrogenase maturation endopeptidase, whose translation MFDDTNSSDTKILVLGVGNILYTDEGIGVRLVEKLEAEYQPSPNVELLDGGTLGTKLMDFIMRCDQLIVVDAVLGNDKPGSIYHFDGEELRKSLAFKNSLHQTDLLDTLVMCDLAGHRPNAVIVGMEPEDYQSMAVEITETCKARQDALVEAVINEVQKHGGTLTRRNA comes from the coding sequence ATGTTCGACGATACCAACAGCAGCGATACCAAAATTCTCGTTCTCGGCGTGGGCAACATTCTCTACACCGACGAAGGCATCGGCGTGCGGCTCGTCGAAAAGCTCGAAGCCGAGTACCAGCCTTCGCCCAATGTCGAGCTCCTGGACGGCGGCACCCTCGGCACCAAGCTCATGGACTTCATCATGCGCTGCGACCAGCTCATCGTGGTCGACGCCGTTCTGGGCAACGACAAGCCCGGCTCCATCTACCACTTCGACGGCGAAGAGCTGCGCAAATCCCTTGCCTTCAAAAACTCCTTGCACCAGACAGATCTCCTGGATACGCTCGTCATGTGCGACCTTGCCGGCCACCGGCCCAATGCCGTAATCGTCGGCATGGAGCCTGAAGACTACCAGAGCATGGCGGTCGAAATTACCGAGACGTGCAAGGCGCGTCAGGACGCACTGGTCGAGGCTGTCATCAACGAGGTCCAAAAACACGGCGGGACCCTCACCCGCCGGAATGCATAG
- the ileS gene encoding isoleucine--tRNA ligase, which translates to MSDYKKTLHLPKTSFPMKANLKQREPEMLKRWEEANAYEAMVQASGAEGEYVLHDGPPYANGHIHLGTALNKVLKDIIVKSRNMMGYASQYVPGWDCHGLPIEHKVALELKEKGKVLPPLAVRKRCRDYASKFLDIQRKEFKRLGVMGVWDNPYQTMNPSYEAATAGELAKFMGQGSVARNKKPIHWCLSCQTALAEAEVEYAPHKSPSIYVAFPMDTDSENSEKFNALFPGADIEKTSAVIWTTTPWTIPDNMAVAAHPEFEYVLVSADGANYIVAKELVEDLAGTFGWKDWSVQAEAIGEKLEGLVARHPFFDRLSPIVLGLHVTLEAGTGLVHTAPGHGREDYDTGLAYGLEILSPMDDCGRFLESVEHFAGLNVWEANPKVIELLESKGRLLAQSRVEHSYPHCWRCKEPVIFRATTQWFITMETNDLRKKALNAIDNDVRWIPSWGRERIHNMVANRPDWCISRQRTWGVPIVALLCEACDEAFFDQAWVEAVVSHFETHERGCDYWFEAEIEELLKLPGAPKACPHCGASKWKKETDILDVWFDSGTSFAAVVEKRPECRYPADLYLEGSDQHRGWFHSSLLASVGNRGQAPYKAVLTHGYVVDGEGKKQSKSVGNVVAPQEIIDQYGAEILRMWVASVDYTEDVRISEEIMSRLVDAYRRIRNTTRYLLGNLQDFTPEDAVADADLLPLDRYALELAARSRRRNRAGYENYEFHRVFHNIHNACVTDLSAFYLDCVKDRLYASRADSKERRSAQTVLWKTLLWLLADMAPILSFTAEEAFGHLPDALRPDISTVFALQAPELPEPLDGPELEAFETLAAVRAEVTKAIEPHRKSGHIGHSLSAVVTLYASDELRSTLESTGADLTEVFIVSGAKLAPLADAPADATEAEDVEGLKIAVEQASGEKCERCWKTAPDVAKREAVGEEVPEGSMCSRCATAVGTK; encoded by the coding sequence ATGAGCGATTATAAAAAAACACTGCACCTTCCCAAGACAAGCTTCCCCATGAAGGCCAACCTCAAGCAGCGCGAGCCCGAGATGCTCAAGCGCTGGGAGGAGGCGAACGCCTACGAGGCCATGGTTCAGGCCTCCGGCGCAGAAGGCGAATATGTGCTGCACGACGGCCCGCCCTACGCCAACGGCCATATCCACCTCGGCACCGCCCTGAACAAGGTGCTCAAGGACATTATCGTCAAGAGCCGCAACATGATGGGCTATGCCTCGCAGTACGTCCCTGGCTGGGACTGCCACGGCCTGCCCATCGAGCATAAGGTTGCCCTGGAGCTCAAGGAAAAGGGCAAGGTGCTGCCGCCCCTGGCCGTACGCAAGCGCTGCCGCGACTACGCCTCCAAGTTCCTGGACATCCAGCGCAAGGAGTTCAAGCGCCTGGGCGTGATGGGCGTGTGGGACAATCCCTACCAGACCATGAACCCCAGCTACGAGGCCGCCACGGCCGGCGAGTTGGCCAAGTTCATGGGCCAGGGCTCCGTGGCCCGCAACAAGAAGCCCATCCACTGGTGCCTCTCCTGCCAGACCGCCCTGGCCGAAGCCGAGGTGGAGTACGCGCCGCACAAGTCGCCCTCCATCTACGTGGCCTTCCCCATGGATACGGACAGCGAGAACAGCGAAAAGTTCAACGCCCTGTTCCCGGGCGCGGATATCGAGAAAACCTCGGCCGTCATCTGGACCACCACGCCGTGGACCATTCCGGACAACATGGCCGTGGCTGCGCATCCGGAGTTCGAGTACGTCCTGGTATCCGCCGACGGCGCCAACTACATCGTTGCCAAGGAGCTGGTGGAGGACCTGGCCGGCACCTTTGGCTGGAAAGACTGGTCCGTCCAGGCCGAGGCCATCGGCGAGAAGCTGGAAGGTCTGGTGGCGCGCCATCCGTTCTTCGACCGCCTCTCGCCCATCGTCCTGGGCCTGCACGTAACGCTTGAGGCCGGCACCGGCCTGGTTCACACCGCGCCCGGTCACGGCCGCGAAGACTACGACACAGGCCTGGCCTACGGTCTGGAAATCCTTTCGCCCATGGACGACTGCGGCCGCTTCCTGGAAAGCGTGGAGCACTTTGCCGGGCTCAACGTCTGGGAGGCCAACCCCAAGGTCATCGAGCTCTTGGAGTCCAAGGGCCGGCTGCTGGCCCAGTCCAGAGTGGAGCACTCCTACCCCCACTGCTGGCGCTGCAAGGAGCCGGTCATCTTCCGAGCCACCACCCAGTGGTTCATCACCATGGAGACCAACGACCTCAGAAAGAAGGCGCTCAACGCCATCGACAACGATGTGCGCTGGATTCCCTCCTGGGGCCGCGAACGCATCCATAATATGGTCGCCAACCGGCCGGACTGGTGCATCTCCCGCCAGCGCACCTGGGGCGTGCCCATCGTGGCCCTGCTCTGCGAGGCGTGCGACGAGGCGTTCTTCGACCAGGCATGGGTGGAAGCGGTTGTTTCCCACTTCGAAACCCACGAGCGCGGCTGCGACTACTGGTTCGAGGCCGAGATCGAGGAGCTGCTCAAGCTGCCCGGCGCGCCCAAGGCGTGTCCCCACTGCGGCGCATCCAAATGGAAGAAGGAAACCGACATCCTGGACGTCTGGTTCGACTCCGGCACCAGCTTCGCCGCCGTGGTGGAGAAGCGTCCGGAGTGCCGCTACCCGGCCGACCTCTATCTGGAAGGCTCGGACCAACACCGCGGCTGGTTCCACTCCTCGCTGCTGGCCTCCGTGGGCAACCGCGGCCAGGCCCCGTACAAGGCCGTGCTCACTCACGGCTACGTGGTGGACGGCGAAGGCAAGAAGCAGTCCAAGTCCGTGGGCAACGTGGTGGCCCCGCAGGAGATCATCGACCAGTACGGCGCCGAGATCCTGCGCATGTGGGTGGCCAGCGTGGATTACACCGAGGACGTGCGCATCTCCGAGGAGATCATGAGCCGCCTGGTGGACGCCTACCGCCGCATCCGCAACACCACACGCTATCTGCTGGGCAACCTGCAGGACTTCACTCCCGAGGACGCCGTGGCGGACGCAGACCTTCTGCCGCTGGACCGCTACGCCCTGGAGCTGGCGGCCCGCAGCCGCCGCAGGAACCGCGCCGGGTACGAGAACTACGAGTTCCACCGCGTGTTCCACAACATCCACAACGCCTGCGTCACGGACCTCTCGGCCTTCTATCTGGACTGCGTCAAGGATCGCCTCTACGCCTCCAGGGCCGACTCCAAGGAGCGCCGCTCCGCGCAGACCGTGCTCTGGAAGACGCTGCTGTGGCTGCTGGCGGACATGGCTCCCATCCTCAGCTTTACTGCGGAAGAGGCCTTTGGCCATCTGCCGGACGCCTTACGGCCGGATATCTCCACGGTCTTCGCTCTGCAGGCGCCCGAGCTGCCCGAGCCACTGGACGGCCCGGAATTGGAAGCCTTCGAGACCCTGGCCGCCGTGCGCGCCGAGGTGACCAAGGCCATCGAGCCGCACCGCAAGTCCGGCCACATCGGCCATTCTCTCTCCGCCGTGGTCACGCTGTACGCTTCGGACGAGCTGCGCTCGACCCTGGAGTCCACCGGCGCGGACCTGACCGAGGTGTTCATCGTCTCGGGCGCTAAGCTTGCGCCCCTTGCCGATGCGCCCGCTGACGCCACCGAGGCCGAGGATGTGGAAGGGCTGAAGATCGCCGTGGAGCAGGCTTCCGGCGAGAAGTGCGAGCGCTGCTGGAAAACGGCTCCGGACGTTGCAAAGCGCGAGGCCGTGGGCGAAGAGGTGCCGGAAGGCTCCATGTGCTCCCGCTGTGCCACGGCTGTGGGCACGAAGTAG
- the lspA gene encoding signal peptidase II gives MNRRLAYAVLPAAAVVLVDQLSKQIIAATVQPYAERIAVIPGFFDIVHVHNTGAAFSFLAQGSGWQRWFFVAASVLAIIILAGMIARTALGQKLTLLTLGLILGGAAGNLVDRLFIGHVIDFIDVYVGSYHWPAFNVADSAISVGVFGLLLLIITGKERRFAPPETGPNLRKERNQ, from the coding sequence ATGAACCGCCGTCTTGCATACGCCGTTCTGCCCGCCGCGGCCGTGGTGCTTGTTGATCAGCTCAGCAAGCAGATCATCGCCGCGACGGTGCAGCCGTATGCGGAGCGAATCGCCGTGATTCCGGGGTTCTTCGATATCGTCCACGTGCACAACACCGGGGCGGCGTTCAGCTTCCTGGCGCAGGGCTCCGGCTGGCAGCGCTGGTTCTTCGTGGCGGCGTCTGTTCTGGCGATAATCATCCTGGCCGGAATGATCGCGCGAACCGCGCTCGGCCAGAAGCTCACCCTGCTCACCCTGGGCCTGATCCTGGGCGGTGCGGCAGGCAACCTCGTGGACCGGCTCTTCATCGGCCACGTCATCGACTTTATCGATGTCTACGTGGGCTCGTACCACTGGCCGGCTTTCAATGTCGCGGACAGCGCCATCTCCGTCGGCGTTTTCGGGCTGCTTCTGCTCATCATCACGGGCAAGGAACGCCGTTTCGCCCCTCCAGAGACCGGACCCAATCTCCGCAAGGAGCGGAATCAATGA
- a CDS encoding HypC/HybG/HupF family hydrogenase formation chaperone, translating to MCLAIPAKIVDIEEGVANCRVGDSDTFIKVSLMLMDGAVEPGEYLIVHAGFALRKLDEKEALETLQILRDMAELQSGEQAGF from the coding sequence ATGTGTCTGGCAATTCCTGCAAAGATCGTGGACATCGAGGAAGGCGTGGCCAACTGCCGCGTCGGCGACAGCGACACCTTTATTAAGGTATCCCTCATGCTTATGGATGGCGCCGTAGAGCCAGGCGAGTACCTCATCGTCCACGCCGGTTTTGCATTGCGAAAGCTCGACGAGAAGGAAGCGCTGGAAACGCTGCAAATCCTGCGCGATATGGCCGAGCTGCAATCCGGCGAGCAGGCCGGGTTCTGA
- a CDS encoding PLP-dependent aminotransferase family protein codes for MTTSHTTPWAASRLAAVRPSFIREILKVTEDPTVISFAGGLPNPDLFPLQAIEEAAARVLRDEGTQALQYSTTEGFLPLREWIAARYARRGVTVHPDDILITTGSQQGLDLIGKCFIDTGEAVMLERPGYLGAIQAFAFMEPRFCTVPLEDDGPDIDAMAATLGSDAPTVFYAVPNFQNPSGVTWSGEKRAAAAKLLEGSQTLFVEDDPYGELRFSGTSHPPVGSMLAPDRRIMLGSFSKVASPGMRVGWLVAGPALRGHLVTAKQAADLHTSTLTQRILARFLADNDLDSHIAKIREAYGHHAKVMIQAMEQYFPDDVKFTRPEGGMFLWVTLPQGCSSMDLFEKAIEAKVAFVPGAPFYVDGSGGNTLRVNFSNANEAMIEEGVRRLAGCLESYLAAC; via the coding sequence ATGACTACATCCCACACCACCCCATGGGCAGCGTCCAGGCTCGCCGCCGTGCGGCCTTCCTTTATCCGCGAAATCCTCAAGGTCACGGAAGACCCGACCGTTATTTCCTTTGCCGGCGGCCTGCCCAACCCCGATCTCTTTCCCCTGCAGGCCATTGAGGAAGCCGCTGCCCGCGTACTCCGGGACGAAGGTACGCAGGCCCTCCAGTACTCCACCACCGAGGGCTTTCTGCCCCTGCGCGAATGGATCGCGGCGCGTTACGCCAGGCGCGGCGTCACGGTCCATCCGGACGATATTCTCATCACCACCGGCTCCCAGCAGGGCCTCGACCTCATCGGCAAGTGCTTCATCGACACCGGCGAGGCCGTGATGCTGGAGCGGCCCGGCTACCTCGGCGCCATCCAGGCCTTTGCGTTCATGGAGCCGCGCTTCTGCACCGTGCCGCTGGAGGACGACGGCCCGGATATCGACGCCATGGCTGCGACGCTCGGAAGCGACGCCCCCACGGTGTTCTATGCGGTGCCCAACTTCCAGAACCCCTCGGGCGTAACCTGGTCCGGCGAGAAACGCGCCGCAGCAGCCAAGCTGCTGGAAGGTTCGCAGACCCTGTTTGTGGAGGACGATCCCTACGGCGAGCTCCGCTTCTCCGGCACCTCGCACCCCCCTGTAGGCTCGATGCTCGCCCCGGACCGGCGTATCATGCTCGGCTCGTTCTCCAAGGTCGCCTCGCCCGGCATGCGCGTGGGCTGGCTCGTGGCCGGTCCTGCGCTGCGCGGCCACCTGGTCACGGCCAAGCAGGCCGCGGACCTGCACACCTCCACGCTCACGCAGCGCATCCTGGCCCGGTTCCTGGCGGACAACGACCTGGACTCGCACATCGCCAAAATTCGCGAGGCATACGGCCATCACGCCAAGGTCATGATCCAGGCCATGGAGCAGTACTTTCCGGATGACGTGAAGTTCACCCGGCCCGAAGGTGGCATGTTCCTCTGGGTCACGCTGCCCCAGGGCTGCTCGTCCATGGACCTGTTCGAGAAGGCCATCGAGGCCAAGGTCGCCTTTGTGCCCGGCGCGCCCTTCTACGTGGACGGCAGCGGCGGGAACACCCTGCGCGTCAACTTCTCCAACGCCAACGAGGCCATGATCGAGGAAGGCGTGCGCCGCCTGGCCGGCTGCCTGGAATCGTATCTCGCCGCATGTTGA
- a CDS encoding PLD nuclease N-terminal domain-containing protein produces the protein MTNSWILTALILALPIIPNLWSIWHIFYRDFPSPTEKLAWLGVAVFIPVLGGIIYILVGRRRARKPA, from the coding sequence ATGACGAACAGCTGGATTCTGACGGCCCTTATCCTGGCCCTTCCCATCATTCCGAATCTGTGGTCTATTTGGCACATATTCTACAGGGATTTTCCCTCGCCCACGGAAAAGCTCGCCTGGCTCGGTGTCGCCGTGTTCATTCCCGTTCTCGGCGGCATCATTTACATTCTGGTGGGACGGCGGCGCGCTCGCAAGCCCGCCTGA
- a CDS encoding NIL domain-containing protein yields the protein MNNIASKTIDPSAPRKAYRKIIMLTFPSEVSGSPMVCNLTRLFDLSVNILRAQITPRRDGFMTVELFGEEEMFHEAISYLKGLGIKISTPEQTIFRDEDSCMQCGVCVAICHTEALSLDKNTRRVVFDMERCATCGQCTRVCPVKAMRIEVDQ from the coding sequence ATGAACAACATCGCCTCCAAAACCATCGATCCTTCGGCCCCGCGCAAGGCGTACCGCAAGATCATCATGCTGACCTTCCCCTCGGAGGTCTCCGGCTCGCCCATGGTCTGCAACCTCACCCGGCTGTTTGACCTGAGCGTGAACATACTGCGCGCGCAGATCACTCCGCGCCGGGACGGCTTCATGACCGTGGAGCTCTTCGGCGAAGAGGAGATGTTCCACGAGGCCATCTCCTACCTCAAGGGCCTGGGCATCAAGATCAGCACGCCGGAGCAGACCATCTTCCGCGACGAGGATTCGTGTATGCAGTGCGGCGTGTGCGTGGCCATCTGCCATACCGAGGCGCTCAGCTTGGACAAAAATACGCGGCGTGTGGTATTCGACATGGAGCGTTGCGCCACGTGCGGCCAGTGCACCCGGGTCTGTCCGGTCAAGGCCATGCGCATCGAGGTGGATCAGTAA